The Patescibacteria group bacterium genome has a segment encoding these proteins:
- the nusG gene encoding transcription termination/antitermination protein NusG yields MPKQTAAHGRRWYVLHTYSGYEENVSRNLKQRIESMDMEDKIYNVLIPTEKKIKIRNGKRKIVTEKIFPGYVLVEMVVTDDSWYVVRNTPNVTGFVGSGTTPTPISDEEVKSLQKRMGVEEPKYKIDVSVGSAVRIIDGPFKEFEGRVSEIDESRGKVKILVSMFGRETPVELDFLQIKKI; encoded by the coding sequence ATGCCAAAGCAAACAGCCGCGCACGGACGAAGATGGTACGTACTTCACACCTATTCCGGTTACGAAGAAAACGTATCCCGCAACCTGAAACAGCGCATAGAATCCATGGATATGGAGGATAAGATTTATAATGTTCTGATTCCAACCGAGAAGAAGATAAAGATCCGCAACGGCAAGCGTAAGATTGTGACCGAGAAGATTTTTCCAGGATATGTGCTGGTTGAGATGGTGGTGACCGACGACTCTTGGTATGTGGTGCGCAATACGCCCAATGTAACCGGATTTGTTGGTTCCGGTACTACGCCAACTCCGATATCAGACGAAGAAGTGAAATCGCTCCAAAAGCGAATGGGCGTTGAGGAGCCGAAATACAAGATTGATGTGTCGGTCGGCTCGGCCGTGAGAATAATTGACGGGCCGTTCAAAGAATTTGAAGGCCGGGTCAGTGAAATCGATGAGTCCCGTGGCAAGGTCAAAATCCTGGTTTCAATGTTTGGTCGCGAAACTCCGGTGGAACTGGACTTCCTGCAGATAAAGAAGATTTAA
- the secE gene encoding preprotein translocase subunit SecE codes for MDISNNRITRYIKESKDELRKVIWPSRQDTVRHTLLVIGISVFVAIFLGLADWFFNKGLRYIIDR; via the coding sequence ATGGACATTTCCAACAATCGCATCACCCGTTACATCAAAGAATCAAAAGACGAATTACGCAAGGTCATTTGGCCAAGCCGTCAGGATACGGTTAGACACACCTTGTTGGTTATCGGCATCAGTGTGTTTGTGGCCATATTCTTGGGGCTGGCCGACTGGTTTTTCAACAAAGGTTTACGGTATATAATCGATCGATAA
- a CDS encoding cytidine/deoxycytidylate deaminase family protein, whose translation MSINNQHRPDWDDYFMAITRIIATRSTCDRLHAGAILVKDNRIISTGYNGSPQGLAHCDDVGHLIEEGHCVRTIHGEHNAILQIAIAGGPSTIGSTMYAKYNPCIHCAKYVVSAGIKRVVIGQLYRGEAAVEYLKKAGIIVDNYRANPDWNTTIREMFSDQIETIDAPEGKVNLKEIKL comes from the coding sequence ATGTCCATAAATAACCAACACCGTCCAGACTGGGACGATTATTTTATGGCAATTACGCGTATTATTGCTACTCGATCCACTTGTGATCGACTGCACGCCGGCGCAATTTTGGTAAAAGATAACCGGATCATATCCACCGGCTACAACGGCTCGCCACAGGGATTGGCGCATTGTGACGACGTCGGCCATCTTATAGAAGAGGGACATTGCGTCCGAACAATTCACGGCGAACACAACGCCATTCTGCAAATAGCCATTGCGGGTGGGCCGAGTACGATTGGCTCAACCATGTATGCCAAATACAACCCCTGCATTCATTGTGCCAAATACGTGGTATCGGCCGGTATCAAGCGGGTAGTGATTGGGCAGCTTTATCGCGGTGAGGCAGCGGTAGAATATTTAAAAAAAGCCGGAATCATAGTAGACAACTATCGAGCTAATCCTGATTGGAATACAACAATCCGGGAAATGTTTTCCGATCAAATCGAAACAATCGACGCTCCCGAAGGTAAAGTTAATCTCAAGGAGATAAAACTATGA
- the rplK gene encoding 50S ribosomal protein L11: MAKKIKTVIRLQIPAGAATPAPPIGPALGQHGLNIQDFCQKFNAQTKDKGGDITPVEITVFEDRTYSFITKTPPAAVLLMKAAGIQKGSDNALRKKVGKITLAQLKEIAEIKLPDLNANDVDAAMSIIAGTARNMGITIE; encoded by the coding sequence ATGGCTAAGAAAATTAAGACAGTCATCAGGTTACAGATTCCGGCTGGAGCCGCCACGCCCGCGCCGCCAATTGGGCCGGCGCTGGGTCAGCACGGTTTGAATATTCAGGATTTTTGCCAAAAGTTCAATGCTCAAACCAAAGACAAAGGCGGAGACATTACGCCGGTAGAAATCACCGTGTTTGAGGATAGAACTTACTCGTTTATCACCAAAACGCCGCCCGCCGCCGTACTGCTTATGAAAGCGGCCGGTATTCAAAAAGGTTCGGATAACGCATTACGTAAAAAAGTCGGCAAAATCACCTTGGCGCAATTAAAAGAGATTGCCGAGATAAAATTACCCGACTTGAATGCTAACGACGTCGATGCCGCGATGAGCATCATTGCCGGCACAGCCCGGAATATGGGTATCACGATAGAATAA
- the pheT gene encoding phenylalanine--tRNA ligase subunit beta, with protein sequence MRLSRQWLNEITPVKQTDTEVAAVFTRLGFECEHIESIGIGLDRIVTARILSVKPHPNADKLQLATVTDGTKQLEVVCGARNIAVGQVVPLAREGAVLPIGQKIEKANIRGVESRGMLCSGKELGLNDDHSGIWQIDQLIKPGTPLSLVLGLPDTVFDLNVAPNRPDCLSVVGLAQEYAAHTGLKLQLPLDRLKQSSTPTVKSITAKMVAQSACSHYALRYIADVKVATSPWWLQKRLIAGGIRPINSVVDAANYIMLLTGQPLHAFDADKVSPLKGKKTISVRIAKPNESIELLDGTKKTLTSAVTVIADSNRALAVAGVMGGADCAVTEQTRNVIIESAVFNPKAIRRSSQLLNIRTESSSRFEKGVDSMGTDTALDAVAALINAIGGGTVQRGIIYGAKAKPVKKVLRYQADEVSSLLGINITAANQIKILKSLGCWVTKSGRQLIVTTPSWRIDLAHMADLADEIGRHTGYNNIKPAYLTGTIKPVADHSKIAISRPIKARLARMGWDEMYNYTFYSADLAEYSGSSLNKHYALSNPLNPEQQYLRTSLVPRLLENIRHNSGRNESMKVFEIGTTFQPDGVKPKEVFKVSGAITTKSGNGEALLLEAKGIIEALLGRSAILAQTQSGQYATNDCDGQIRVWNEDSLKKLKISQNVISFEINLTDLSQLNSRWSYGKYSVFPSIKRDFSLIIPELVSFGAIVADIESINQSTITKAEPRGLILAVERVGEIYRDERIGSGKKNLTLRCLFQAEQRTLTGSEVEILCRQITDRLNTKLGVTLRSGSSPK encoded by the coding sequence ATGAGATTATCGCGTCAATGGCTCAATGAAATAACTCCGGTTAAGCAAACTGACACAGAAGTGGCGGCGGTTTTTACGCGGTTGGGTTTCGAATGCGAGCATATCGAAAGTATCGGCATCGGATTGGATCGTATTGTTACAGCTAGGATTCTCAGCGTCAAACCCCATCCTAATGCCGATAAACTCCAATTGGCTACAGTTACTGACGGCACCAAGCAACTCGAGGTAGTCTGTGGCGCGCGCAATATCGCGGTCGGACAAGTCGTACCGCTGGCTCGTGAAGGCGCTGTTTTGCCCATTGGTCAAAAAATTGAAAAAGCCAATATTCGCGGCGTCGAATCGCGCGGCATGTTGTGCTCGGGCAAGGAGCTGGGGCTAAATGACGATCACAGCGGCATCTGGCAGATTGACCAGCTTATCAAGCCGGGCACGCCGCTATCGCTGGTGCTGGGACTGCCGGATACGGTGTTTGACCTGAACGTCGCCCCCAACCGGCCGGATTGTTTATCGGTAGTGGGTTTGGCGCAAGAATATGCTGCTCACACGGGCCTGAAACTACAATTGCCGCTTGACCGACTGAAACAGTCGTCAACACCTACGGTAAAAAGTATCACAGCTAAAATGGTCGCTCAGTCAGCCTGTTCGCACTACGCACTTCGGTATATCGCAGACGTGAAGGTCGCAACCTCGCCTTGGTGGCTCCAGAAACGTTTAATTGCCGGAGGCATTAGACCAATCAACTCGGTGGTTGATGCCGCGAACTATATTATGCTGCTCACCGGCCAGCCGCTGCACGCGTTTGATGCCGACAAAGTCAGTCCACTGAAGGGCAAAAAAACAATTAGTGTCCGCATAGCCAAACCCAACGAAAGCATCGAACTGCTTGACGGTACGAAAAAGACCCTCACGTCCGCGGTCACCGTGATCGCTGACTCAAACCGGGCCTTGGCGGTGGCGGGTGTCATGGGTGGCGCCGATTGCGCGGTGACTGAGCAAACCCGGAACGTTATTATAGAATCAGCCGTGTTCAACCCAAAAGCTATCCGGCGCTCCAGCCAGCTTCTTAATATTCGTACTGAAAGCTCGAGCCGCTTTGAAAAAGGGGTTGATTCAATGGGTACCGACACGGCGCTGGACGCGGTGGCGGCCCTGATCAATGCGATCGGTGGTGGTACCGTACAGCGCGGCATTATCTATGGCGCCAAAGCCAAACCGGTGAAAAAAGTACTGCGCTATCAGGCCGATGAAGTCAGCAGTTTATTAGGTATTAATATCACGGCCGCCAATCAGATTAAGATATTAAAAAGCTTGGGATGCTGGGTCACCAAGTCGGGACGGCAGTTGATTGTCACCACACCATCGTGGCGGATAGATTTGGCGCACATGGCTGATCTGGCCGACGAAATCGGACGACATACAGGCTATAATAATATTAAGCCGGCCTACTTAACGGGCACGATTAAACCAGTGGCGGATCATTCCAAGATTGCGATCAGCCGGCCAATTAAAGCCCGCCTAGCGAGAATGGGCTGGGATGAAATGTATAATTATACTTTTTACAGCGCCGACCTGGCCGAATATTCTGGCTCGTCGCTTAACAAACATTACGCGCTGTCCAATCCGCTGAATCCGGAACAGCAGTACTTGCGTACCAGCCTGGTACCGCGATTGTTAGAAAATATTCGGCATAATTCCGGTCGCAATGAAAGCATGAAAGTGTTCGAAATCGGCACCACGTTTCAACCTGACGGAGTGAAGCCGAAAGAGGTATTCAAAGTGTCGGGTGCCATTACTACGAAATCTGGCAATGGCGAAGCTCTGTTGCTTGAGGCCAAGGGGATTATTGAGGCACTGTTGGGTCGCTCAGCAATACTGGCCCAGACGCAATCCGGGCAATATGCCACTAACGACTGCGATGGTCAGATCAGAGTTTGGAACGAAGATAGTTTGAAGAAATTGAAGATAAGCCAAAACGTTATCAGCTTTGAGATTAATTTAACTGATTTAAGCCAATTAAACTCCCGATGGTCATACGGAAAATATTCCGTTTTCCCCAGCATCAAACGAGACTTCTCGCTAATTATTCCGGAACTGGTTTCATTCGGTGCGATAGTTGCTGATATTGAGTCGATCAATCAGTCAACCATTACGAAAGCTGAACCGCGCGGTTTGATTTTGGCCGTTGAAAGAGTGGGTGAAATCTACCGCGACGAACGTATTGGCTCAGGCAAAAAGAATCTTACTCTGCGTTGTTTATTCCAAGCCGAGCAACGAACACTAACTGGCAGTGAAGTTGAAATATTATGCCGTCAAATTACCGACCGTTTAAATACTAAACTTGGGGTTACTCTTCGGAGTGGCTCAAGTCCCAAATAA
- the rplA gene encoding 50S ribosomal protein L1 — MKRSKRYQTVNQMVDTTKAYPIDEALELVAQTAQTKFDSSVDVHIHLGIDTKKANQQVRSTAQLPNPTGRKNVIAVIASEADQAKAKAAGADIVGGDDLIQKIKTTQKIDFDIAIATPEMMRSLGQIAKLLGTKGVMPNPKNETVTADVVKTVRELKSGKVAFRADETGNIHQMIGKVSHGAAKLKANYIALLEAVRRAKPDTAKGEYIANITLASTMGPGIRVSL; from the coding sequence ATGAAACGCAGCAAACGCTATCAGACCGTCAATCAGATGGTGGACACGACTAAGGCTTATCCAATCGACGAAGCGTTAGAATTGGTGGCGCAAACCGCTCAAACCAAGTTTGATTCCTCGGTTGACGTCCATATTCACTTAGGTATCGACACGAAAAAAGCCAACCAGCAAGTACGATCAACTGCCCAGCTGCCCAACCCAACCGGCCGTAAAAATGTGATTGCGGTTATCGCCAGTGAAGCCGACCAGGCAAAGGCTAAAGCAGCCGGAGCAGACATTGTAGGCGGTGACGATCTGATCCAGAAGATCAAAACTACCCAGAAAATTGATTTTGACATTGCCATTGCCACGCCGGAAATGATGCGGTCGCTGGGCCAGATTGCCAAACTATTGGGTACGAAAGGCGTCATGCCGAATCCCAAGAACGAAACAGTTACGGCAGACGTGGTCAAGACCGTGCGCGAGTTGAAATCCGGCAAAGTGGCGTTTCGGGCCGATGAAACCGGTAATATTCACCAGATGATCGGCAAGGTATCGCACGGCGCGGCAAAGCTGAAAGCCAACTATATTGCGCTGCTTGAAGCGGTGCGGCGCGCCAAACCAGACACAGCCAAAGGGGAATACATTGCCAATATCACCCTGGCCTCAACAATGGGACCGGGGATAAGGGTCAGTCTATAA
- the gyrB gene encoding DNA topoisomerase (ATP-hydrolyzing) subunit B gives MKSKQSKGGEYGAKQITVLEGLSAVRKRPGMYIGNTASEGLHHMIWEVVDNSFDEAMAGYCDTIIIRLLPDNRVAVVDNGRGIPVEKHHQTKKSTLETVLTILHAGGKFGESGYKVSGGLHGVGVSVVNALSVWLRAEVKRDGKVWAQEYKHGKATTQVKPFSKSKETGTTIIFQPDPEIFTVLEFDLGIIIEHLRQQAYLTKRVTIAIEDQRTKGQEMSYRFYFEGGIESYVRHLNRNKETKNEKVFYMEKEEQDINVEIALQYTDEYRETLYGFANNIFNPEGGMHIVGFRTALTRSLNSYARKKEFLKEKDENLTGEDVREGLTAVISIKLTNPQFEGQTKAKLGNAEVKPIVEALFSDAFNNFMEENPKDAEGILSKCILAARARVAAKAARETVLRKGALEGMTLPGKLADCSSRNPEVSELFIVEGDSAGGSAKQGRNREFQAILPLRGKILNVEKARLDRMLTSDAIKSLVIALGTNIGDQFDISKLRYHRIIIMTDADVDGAHIRTLLLTLFYRYFIDIINGGYLYIAQPPLYQVTVGKESAYVYSDAELEKTQAELLAARQAKANTKKKAAKVTDEEVIETTAHVSIQRYKGLGEMNPDQLSQTTMDPAKRILKQVNISDAKNADVVFDVLMGSEVGPRKKYIQLHAKNVKNLDI, from the coding sequence ATGAAATCCAAACAATCCAAAGGCGGCGAATACGGCGCCAAGCAGATTACCGTTCTCGAGGGCTTGTCAGCGGTTCGCAAACGACCCGGTATGTATATTGGCAATACCGCCAGCGAGGGTCTACACCACATGATTTGGGAGGTGGTGGATAATTCGTTTGACGAAGCCATGGCCGGTTACTGTGATACCATTATTATCCGTTTACTACCTGACAACCGGGTGGCGGTAGTCGACAATGGACGGGGCATCCCAGTCGAAAAACATCACCAGACTAAGAAATCCACACTAGAAACAGTCTTGACCATCTTGCACGCCGGCGGCAAATTTGGCGAGTCGGGTTACAAAGTATCCGGCGGTTTGCATGGCGTGGGCGTATCGGTGGTAAATGCTTTATCCGTCTGGTTGCGCGCCGAGGTGAAGCGTGACGGCAAGGTCTGGGCCCAAGAGTACAAACACGGCAAGGCGACCACTCAAGTGAAGCCGTTCAGTAAAAGCAAGGAAACCGGTACAACGATAATTTTCCAGCCTGACCCGGAAATATTTACCGTGCTCGAGTTCGATCTGGGAATAATTATTGAACATTTGCGCCAGCAGGCATATCTGACCAAGCGGGTGACTATTGCGATCGAAGACCAGCGGACCAAAGGACAGGAAATGTCCTACCGGTTCTATTTCGAGGGCGGTATCGAATCTTACGTCCGCCATTTGAATCGCAACAAGGAAACCAAGAACGAGAAGGTGTTCTACATGGAGAAGGAGGAACAAGACATAAATGTTGAAATAGCCCTACAGTATACGGACGAATATCGCGAGACGCTGTATGGTTTTGCCAATAATATCTTCAATCCAGAAGGCGGCATGCACATTGTCGGTTTCAGGACCGCTTTGACTCGATCACTCAATTCTTACGCTCGCAAAAAAGAATTTCTTAAAGAAAAAGACGAAAATCTGACCGGTGAAGATGTTCGCGAAGGCCTGACGGCAGTAATCAGTATCAAGCTGACCAATCCTCAGTTTGAGGGCCAGACCAAAGCCAAACTGGGCAACGCTGAAGTTAAACCGATCGTGGAGGCATTGTTCTCGGACGCGTTTAATAATTTTATGGAAGAGAACCCAAAAGATGCCGAAGGAATATTGAGCAAGTGCATCCTAGCTGCGCGAGCTCGCGTGGCTGCCAAAGCCGCTCGTGAAACGGTGCTGCGGAAGGGGGCGTTGGAAGGCATGACGCTGCCGGGCAAGCTGGCCGACTGTTCGTCACGCAATCCCGAAGTCAGCGAACTGTTCATAGTTGAGGGCGATTCGGCGGGTGGTTCAGCCAAGCAGGGACGCAATCGAGAATTCCAGGCCATACTGCCGTTACGCGGCAAAATATTAAACGTCGAAAAAGCCCGTTTGGATCGAATGCTGACATCTGATGCCATCAAATCACTGGTGATTGCGCTCGGTACAAACATTGGCGATCAGTTTGATATCTCAAAACTCCGCTATCATCGGATCATAATAATGACCGATGCTGATGTCGACGGTGCCCACATTAGAACGTTATTGCTGACGCTGTTTTACCGTTATTTCATTGACATCATTAACGGTGGATATCTGTATATTGCCCAACCGCCATTGTATCAGGTGACGGTTGGCAAAGAATCGGCCTACGTATACTCCGATGCTGAATTAGAAAAAACCCAAGCCGAGCTGCTGGCCGCGCGGCAAGCTAAGGCTAATACTAAGAAAAAAGCTGCTAAAGTGACTGATGAAGAGGTAATTGAGACTACGGCTCATGTATCGATCCAGCGTTATAAGGGTCTGGGTGAGATGAATCCCGACCAGCTATCCCAGACCACCATGGATCCGGCTAAGCGCATTTTGAAGCAGGTAAATATTAGCGATGCTAAAAATGCCGACGTGGTGTTTGATGTTCTGATGGGTTCGGAAGTCGGACCGCGAAAGAAATACATCCAATTGCACGCAAAAAACGTGAAAAACCTTGATATCTAA
- a CDS encoding ATP-dependent DNA helicase — protein sequence MNSESLLDNLNPEQLKAVQHTNGPLMIVAGAGTGKTTVITRRLAWLIDQGLAKPDEILALTFTEKASGEMAERVDRLLPYGYVDLWVSTFHAFGERVLRDRALDLGLDPGFKVLSTPEQWFLIRQNMDDFKLKYYRPQGNPTRFIYALVKHFSRLKDENITAEAYLAYAKKQQKLVNRTDSEQRELVEKTLEAAHAFSIYQQLLKKQGWMDFGDLIIELLNLLQKRQSVLNDYRRRFKYILVDEFQDTNLAQYQLIKLLALPKNNLTVCGDDDQSIFKFRGASVSNILQFKTDFPKSADVVLVQNYRNKQNILDLAYNFIQFNNPNRLEVQLEQSNPDQQLNPISKKLNAQRDGLGVIEHLHGETGEGEVKLVMDKIAELRTDNQADWNDFAILVRANDTAQPFINALIKAGVPYQFVASKGLYQKPEIIDLISYLRLLDNYHESDALYRVLSMGAFDIKIGQIINLTHFAHSESLSLFQALERHREIKTNVETRQKFDHILELIATDTELTRHQSVGQILYRFVNESGLIKHLTSEATLANSEQILNINRLFDRITEYESRNDDKSVRGFLEQLRLMMEVGQDPAPAAIIEGPETVKVMTVHASKGLEFRYVFLVQMVDKRFPSIDRSEQIEVPAELIPEYLPEGDVHLQEERRLFYVAVTRARDGLFFTSAERYSGQHPKKLSHFLTDLDDVQKTIPATTKPETKSVVNYDAKNYPSAPYQHVLPDHLSFSQLKSFTTCPYQYRYSFLLKVPHEPRSTFGYGQSLHNTLAQCFAIIQQGKRLTEPVMKQLYAANWLSGWYDSPEQMTERKRQGWLVLKWYLGQYRQQPTQVLFLEKGFHLKIGDTIVKGVVDRIDQLTDGTVEIIDYKTGQRPKTKKGDNADQLYIYAAAVQEVLKLTPSRLTYVYLDDRSSRTLPVDDQKIAAVKTKFLSTAKAIQESTFPPTPGFHCQFCDFRNICEFRQI from the coding sequence ATGAACTCCGAATCATTGTTAGATAATCTCAACCCCGAACAGCTCAAAGCCGTTCAGCATACGAACGGCCCTTTGATGATTGTGGCGGGAGCCGGTACCGGAAAAACCACCGTTATTACGCGCCGGTTAGCTTGGCTGATTGACCAAGGGCTGGCCAAACCCGATGAAATACTGGCTTTGACATTCACCGAAAAAGCCTCGGGCGAGATGGCCGAACGGGTCGACCGGCTGCTGCCCTATGGCTATGTCGATCTGTGGGTATCGACTTTTCATGCATTTGGCGAACGGGTGCTACGCGACCGGGCATTGGATTTAGGTTTGGACCCGGGATTCAAGGTGCTGTCGACTCCGGAGCAGTGGTTTCTAATACGGCAGAATATGGACGACTTCAAGCTGAAATATTACCGTCCGCAAGGCAACCCTACCCGATTTATCTACGCGCTGGTCAAACACTTTTCCCGGCTCAAGGATGAAAATATCACCGCCGAGGCGTATTTAGCGTACGCTAAAAAGCAACAAAAGTTAGTAAACCGAACTGACTCTGAACAACGCGAATTGGTAGAGAAAACATTAGAAGCGGCCCATGCTTTTAGTATTTACCAACAGCTCTTGAAAAAGCAGGGTTGGATGGACTTTGGCGACTTAATTATTGAGCTGCTCAACCTATTACAAAAACGCCAGTCAGTATTGAATGATTATCGCCGACGGTTCAAATATATTCTGGTCGATGAATTTCAAGACACCAACTTGGCGCAATATCAGTTAATAAAATTACTGGCCTTGCCAAAGAACAACTTGACGGTCTGTGGTGATGACGATCAGTCAATTTTTAAATTTCGTGGTGCGTCGGTATCGAATATTCTTCAATTCAAGACTGACTTTCCAAAGTCAGCCGATGTTGTGCTGGTTCAAAATTATCGCAATAAACAAAACATCCTTGATTTAGCGTATAATTTTATCCAATTCAATAATCCCAATCGGCTTGAAGTGCAATTGGAACAATCAAACCCAGACCAACAGTTAAATCCGATCAGCAAAAAATTAAACGCCCAAAGAGACGGTTTGGGCGTGATCGAACATTTACACGGAGAGACGGGTGAGGGGGAGGTAAAGTTGGTAATGGATAAAATCGCCGAGTTACGCACGGACAACCAGGCTGATTGGAACGACTTTGCCATTTTGGTACGAGCCAACGACACCGCCCAGCCATTTATCAACGCGCTCATCAAGGCCGGTGTACCATATCAATTTGTCGCGTCAAAAGGATTGTATCAAAAACCTGAAATCATTGACTTGATATCTTATCTCCGCTTATTGGACAACTACCACGAAAGCGACGCGCTCTACCGAGTATTGTCGATGGGGGCGTTTGATATTAAAATTGGACAAATAATAAACCTGACTCACTTTGCCCACAGCGAAAGCTTGTCACTATTCCAGGCACTGGAGCGCCATCGTGAAATAAAGACGAACGTTGAGACGCGTCAGAAGTTTGATCACATCCTGGAATTAATAGCGACCGACACGGAATTGACCCGCCACCAGTCGGTGGGTCAGATTCTCTATCGATTTGTCAATGAATCTGGGTTAATAAAACATCTGACCAGCGAAGCCACACTAGCCAATTCCGAACAGATATTAAATATCAACCGCCTATTTGACCGAATAACCGAATATGAATCACGCAACGATGATAAGTCGGTGCGCGGTTTTTTGGAACAGCTGCGTTTGATGATGGAGGTGGGACAGGACCCGGCGCCGGCCGCGATTATCGAAGGTCCGGAAACGGTCAAAGTAATGACGGTACATGCGTCAAAAGGTTTGGAGTTTCGATATGTGTTTCTGGTCCAAATGGTCGATAAGCGTTTTCCATCGATCGACCGCTCCGAACAAATTGAAGTGCCCGCCGAACTGATTCCAGAATATCTTCCCGAAGGCGACGTGCATTTGCAGGAAGAGCGACGCTTATTCTACGTAGCCGTGACCCGAGCCAGGGATGGATTGTTTTTTACATCCGCCGAACGTTATAGCGGCCAACACCCAAAGAAACTATCACACTTTCTAACCGATTTAGATGATGTCCAGAAAACTATTCCGGCCACAACCAAGCCAGAAACAAAATCAGTGGTAAATTATGATGCCAAAAACTATCCATCCGCGCCATATCAGCACGTTCTACCGGATCACCTGAGTTTTTCTCAGCTGAAATCGTTTACCACTTGTCCCTACCAATACCGGTACTCATTTTTACTCAAAGTACCGCATGAACCGCGTTCGACTTTCGGTTATGGCCAGTCATTGCACAACACTCTGGCGCAGTGCTTTGCCATCATTCAGCAGGGGAAGCGCCTGACCGAGCCGGTGATGAAGCAGCTGTATGCAGCTAATTGGCTATCGGGTTGGTATGATTCGCCCGAGCAAATGACCGAACGAAAACGCCAGGGTTGGCTGGTGCTCAAGTGGTACCTTGGTCAGTACCGCCAGCAGCCTACACAAGTTTTGTTCCTGGAAAAAGGTTTTCATCTCAAAATAGGGGATACCATTGTCAAAGGCGTAGTGGACCGGATCGATCAGTTAACCGATGGCACGGTTGAGATAATTGATTACAAAACCGGCCAGCGACCCAAAACGAAGAAGGGCGATAACGCCGATCAGCTATATATCTACGCGGCGGCGGTTCAAGAGGTGCTGAAATTAACACCCAGTCGGCTGACTTATGTCTATCTGGACGATCGTTCCAGCCGGACATTGCCAGTCGATGACCAGAAAATCGCCGCTGTCAAAACTAAGTTTTTATCGACCGCCAAAGCGATCCAAGAATCCACTTTTCCGCCCACGCCGGGATTCCATTGTCAATTTTGTGACTTCAGGAATATCTGCGAGTTTAGGCAGATATAA
- the pheS gene encoding phenylalanine--tRNA ligase subunit alpha — MKEKLVKIRQSALDAIQGCTKIDGLLHLETQFLGRKSELSNQMRLVKDQPVSERPALGALANSIRQEINQALVAKKQSLNQVSTPKFDIDHTLPSIKPVVGHLHPITIFMDRIIEIYRSMGFDVAEGTEVETAEYNFDKLNIPKDHPARDMWDTFYLKTAGKSGNDELLMRTHTSPVQLRYMEHSRPPVRLIVPGRVFRHEATDASHESTFYQCEGLVIDRGISLAHLIGTLKSFLRELYEADVVIRVRPEFYPFVEPGLDIDLRCLLCGGKGCPVCKQTGWIELIGSGMVHPAVLHNMKLDPKVYSGFAFGMGVDRLMLLYYGIPDIRLLYAGDLRFNSQWT; from the coding sequence ATGAAAGAGAAATTAGTTAAAATAAGGCAGTCGGCACTGGACGCGATTCAGGGCTGCACCAAAATAGACGGTTTATTGCATTTGGAGACACAATTTTTGGGTCGTAAATCTGAATTGAGTAATCAGATGCGTTTGGTAAAGGATCAGCCTGTCTCGGAACGTCCGGCGCTGGGAGCTTTGGCGAATTCCATCCGGCAGGAAATCAATCAAGCCTTGGTAGCGAAAAAACAATCGTTAAACCAGGTTAGTACACCCAAGTTTGACATTGATCATACGTTGCCATCGATAAAACCAGTGGTCGGTCACTTACACCCAATCACTATATTTATGGATCGGATCATCGAGATCTACCGGTCGATGGGGTTCGATGTCGCTGAGGGTACGGAGGTAGAGACCGCCGAATACAATTTCGATAAGCTGAACATTCCGAAAGATCATCCGGCGCGGGATATGTGGGACACATTTTATTTAAAAACGGCGGGCAAGTCAGGGAATGATGAACTATTGATGCGTACGCACACATCGCCCGTGCAATTAAGGTACATGGAACACAGCCGGCCGCCCGTTAGACTGATCGTACCGGGACGGGTATTCCGGCACGAAGCCACCGACGCTTCGCACGAATCGACGTTTTATCAGTGCGAGGGCTTGGTGATCGATCGGGGTATATCATTGGCACATTTGATCGGGACACTGAAAAGCTTTTTGCGGGAATTATACGAAGCCGACGTAGTAATTCGCGTACGGCCGGAGTTCTACCCGTTTGTTGAGCCAGGGTTAGATATAGACTTGCGCTGTTTACTTTGCGGCGGCAAAGGTTGTCCGGTCTGCAAGCAAACTGGTTGGATCGAGCTGATCGGATCGGGAATGGTTCACCCGGCCGTGTTGCATAATATGAAACTGGATCCGAAAGTTTACTCGGGTTTTGCTTTTGGTATGGGTGTTGACCGATTAATGTTGCTATATTATGGCATACCAGACATCCGGCTACTTTATGCTGGTGATTTGAGATTTAATAGCCAGTGGACATAA